In the genome of Veillonellales bacterium, the window GCAGCAAGGAACTTTTCGGGTAAAGGCCGGTTTGGCAGAAATGCTCAAAGGCGGCGTTATTATGGATGTTACTACGCCGGAGCAGGCGAAGATCGCCGAAGAAGCAGGTGCCTGCGCCGTTATGGCGCTGGAAAGAGTGCCGGCTGATATTCGTGCGGCCGGAGGGGTTGCCCGTATGGCGGATCCGTCGATTGTCCAGCGGATTATGGATGTGGTTACGATTCCGGTTATGGCTAAGGCACGGATTGGTCATTTTGTCGAAGCACAGATTCTGGAATCATTAGGAGCCGATTATATAGATGAAAGTGAAGTACTGACTCCGGCGGATGACAAATTTCATATTAATAAGCATCAATTTAAAGTACCCTTTGTCTGCGGGGCGAGAAACCTGGGAGAAGCCTTGCGCCGTATCGGTGAAGGCGCTGCGATGATTCGTACCAAAGGGGAACCTGGTACCGGCAATGTAATTGAAGCGGTGAAGCATATCCGGATGGTGATGAGCGAGATCCGGCAGCTGCAAAATTTGCCGACAGAAGAAGTGCCTGCTTTTGCCAAAAATATTGCCGCTCCGCTGGAACTGGTTTTGGAAACGAAAAAATTAGGCCGTCTGCCGGTAGTGAATTTTGCCGCCGGCGGAATTGCCACTCCGGCTGATGCCGCGCTGATGATGCAGCTGGGCTGCGACGGCATTTTTGTCGGTTCCGGTATTTTCAAATCCGGCGATCCGGCCAAACGGGCCAAAGCGATTGTTTCGGCTACAACGTATTACAATGATCCAAAAGTATTAG includes:
- the pdxS gene encoding pyridoxal 5'-phosphate synthase lyase subunit PdxS; amino-acid sequence: MQQGTFRVKAGLAEMLKGGVIMDVTTPEQAKIAEEAGACAVMALERVPADIRAAGGVARMADPSIVQRIMDVVTIPVMAKARIGHFVEAQILESLGADYIDESEVLTPADDKFHINKHQFKVPFVCGARNLGEALRRIGEGAAMIRTKGEPGTGNVIEAVKHIRMVMSEIRQLQNLPTEEVPAFAKNIAAPLELVLETKKLGRLPVVNFAAGGIATPADAALMMQLGCDGIFVGSGIFKSGDPAKRAKAIVSATTYYNDPKVLAEVSKDLGEAMVGIEISTIPENERMQERGW